A window of the Desulfotignum phosphitoxidans DSM 13687 genome harbors these coding sequences:
- a CDS encoding MraY family glycosyltransferase translates to MIVILLSGFLLGAAGSWLIKQYGEKLGVVDIPTGRSSHSQAIPKGAGFGILAALLLSSLILKIPWFVWLPSAVISLVSFWGADKHILPVSIRLLVHFGCALFFLAFFLVSKQAGIGTYVIWLPAVVFIAGTANFFNFMDGIDGIAGVTGFLAFFLMAFYARTSGLDPAYASLSLVMAFSCLGFLCFNLPKARVFLGDVGSILLGFLFACLVIVWSENVMDFLVMAGFLAPFYMDELFTMVVRIRHKDSLIAPHRKHIYQVLANEAGMNHFIISLGYGLMQLAIGISAISVQSKGVVFLLGTYLFYGLIFGVFSFFVRRKFCANEN, encoded by the coding sequence ATGATAGTGATCCTATTGTCGGGTTTTTTACTGGGCGCTGCCGGGTCCTGGCTGATAAAGCAATATGGAGAAAAGTTGGGTGTGGTTGATATCCCCACCGGCCGGAGTTCACATTCCCAAGCCATCCCCAAAGGGGCAGGATTCGGTATCCTGGCGGCCCTGCTGCTTTCCAGTCTGATACTGAAGATTCCCTGGTTTGTGTGGCTTCCTTCGGCAGTGATATCTCTGGTCAGTTTCTGGGGAGCGGATAAACATATTCTGCCGGTTTCTATAAGGCTTTTGGTACATTTCGGGTGCGCTTTGTTTTTTTTGGCCTTTTTTCTGGTTTCAAAACAAGCGGGGATAGGCACCTATGTTATCTGGCTTCCGGCTGTGGTGTTTATTGCGGGAACGGCCAATTTTTTCAATTTCATGGACGGTATTGACGGCATTGCAGGTGTTACCGGGTTTCTGGCTTTTTTTCTGATGGCTTTTTATGCCCGGACTTCGGGCCTGGATCCGGCATACGCCTCATTGAGTCTGGTGATGGCTTTTTCATGCCTGGGGTTTTTGTGTTTTAATCTTCCCAAAGCCCGGGTGTTTTTAGGGGATGTGGGCAGCATCCTTTTGGGCTTTTTGTTTGCCTGCCTGGTGATTGTATGGTCTGAAAATGTCATGGATTTTCTGGTCATGGCCGGATTTCTGGCTCCGTTTTATATGGATGAGCTGTTCACCATGGTGGTGAGAATTCGGCACAAAGATTCTTTGATAGCGCCCCATCGCAAGCATATCTACCAGGTACTGGCCAATGAGGCGGGCATGAATCATTTTATAATCTCCCTGGGATATGGCCTGATGCAGCTGGCCATCGGGATTTCAGCCATATCAGTTCAGTCAAAAGGGGTGGTTTTTCTTTTAGGAACCTATTTGTTTTATGGATTGATTTTTGGGGTATTTTCATTTTTTGTCCGCAGGAAATTTTGTGCCAATGAAAACTAA
- a CDS encoding polysaccharide biosynthesis protein, which yields MKTKVTRNLLLILLLDALLLLGSFYLSHLIRFDFNPPDWAMMRFRQFLPVVVVLKLVCFYWLGLYKGMWRYTGMADLINVIKAATVASLGLIVFVLYKTRFDMVSRSVFVIDWGLTLMLIIGVRVFIRLCFENFTREFRISDLRQIVSSIFGKKNKKGRAMLIIGAGDCGEKICRQFRENPSVQSHVAGFLDDDKSKTGRRIHGVPVLGTIDDIETIAPGMGIEDVIIAIPSAGSGRMRQIVDLCKKADVNFKIIPDMGELIDGRIDISAIRNVEYRDLLGREPVQLDKEKIGKYLNQRTVLVTGAGGSIGTGLCRQICRFSPKKIILLERAESPLYEIDLELKKNFTRVEVVPMLADIQDKMELAGIFSRFQPEIVFHAAAYKHVPMLENHPWKAVENNIFGTRNLVAAARDSGCKRFVFVSTDKAVNPTNVMGTSKRICELLVQKENVLADAGTRFMTVRFGNVIGSVGSVIPLFKKQIQEGGPVTVTHPDMIRYFMLIPEACQLILQAGAMGKGGEIFILEMGEPVKIDQMARDLIRFSGFEPEADIKIVYTGLRPGEKLYEELMTDLEGVIPTNHQKIRVLNSHTGDVSLLNSRLQELKIAAENRDPDQIRKVLHQIVPEYHETTV from the coding sequence ATGAAAACTAAAGTGACCAGAAACCTGCTTTTAATCCTGCTCCTGGATGCCCTGCTTTTGTTGGGATCGTTTTATCTGTCTCATTTGATCCGGTTTGATTTTAATCCGCCGGACTGGGCCATGATGCGTTTTCGGCAGTTTCTGCCTGTGGTGGTGGTTCTCAAGCTGGTTTGTTTTTATTGGCTGGGGCTGTATAAAGGGATGTGGCGGTATACCGGCATGGCCGATTTGATCAATGTTATCAAGGCCGCCACGGTCGCCTCTTTAGGCCTGATCGTGTTTGTGCTTTACAAGACACGGTTTGACATGGTGTCCCGGTCTGTTTTTGTCATTGACTGGGGCCTGACCCTCATGTTGATCATCGGGGTAAGGGTCTTTATCCGGTTGTGTTTTGAAAATTTCACCCGGGAGTTCCGGATTTCGGATTTGCGGCAAATCGTTTCATCGATATTTGGGAAAAAAAATAAAAAAGGCCGGGCCATGCTGATCATCGGGGCCGGGGACTGCGGGGAGAAAATCTGCCGCCAGTTCCGGGAAAACCCGTCGGTCCAGTCCCATGTGGCCGGATTTCTGGATGATGACAAATCCAAGACCGGCCGGCGAATACACGGGGTGCCGGTCTTAGGAACCATTGATGACATTGAAACCATTGCTCCGGGAATGGGAATCGAGGATGTGATCATCGCCATTCCTTCAGCTGGCTCCGGGCGCATGAGACAGATTGTGGATCTGTGCAAAAAGGCGGATGTGAATTTCAAGATCATTCCGGACATGGGGGAATTGATCGACGGCAGAATCGATATCAGTGCCATCCGGAATGTGGAGTACCGGGACCTTTTAGGACGGGAGCCCGTGCAGCTGGACAAGGAAAAGATCGGAAAATATCTGAATCAGCGAACCGTGCTGGTGACCGGGGCAGGGGGCTCCATCGGCACCGGGCTTTGCCGTCAGATCTGCCGGTTCTCACCCAAAAAGATCATCCTGTTGGAAAGAGCGGAAAGCCCGCTGTATGAAATCGACCTGGAGTTGAAAAAGAATTTTACCCGGGTCGAGGTGGTGCCGATGCTGGCGGATATTCAGGATAAAATGGAACTGGCCGGTATTTTCTCCCGGTTTCAGCCGGAGATCGTGTTTCATGCGGCTGCGTACAAACATGTGCCCATGCTGGAAAACCACCCCTGGAAAGCCGTGGAAAACAATATTTTCGGCACACGGAACCTGGTGGCAGCGGCCCGGGACTCCGGGTGCAAGCGGTTTGTGTTCGTGTCAACGGACAAGGCCGTGAACCCGACCAATGTCATGGGGACCAGCAAACGGATCTGTGAACTGCTGGTTCAAAAGGAAAATGTTCTGGCGGATGCCGGGACCCGTTTTATGACAGTGCGGTTCGGTAACGTGATCGGCAGTGTGGGCAGTGTGATTCCGCTGTTTAAAAAACAGATTCAGGAAGGCGGGCCCGTGACCGTCACCCATCCGGACATGATCCGGTATTTCATGTTGATTCCTGAAGCCTGCCAGCTGATTCTCCAGGCCGGGGCCATGGGAAAAGGCGGAGAGATTTTTATTCTGGAAATGGGCGAGCCCGTGAAGATCGATCAGATGGCCCGGGACCTGATCCGGTTTTCAGGATTTGAACCGGAAGCGGATATCAAAATTGTCTACACCGGGCTGCGGCCGGGGGAAAAATTATATGAAGAACTGATGACGGATTTGGAAGGAGTGATTCCCACAAATCATCAAAAAATCCGGGTCTTAAACAGCCACACCGGTGATGTCAGCCTTCTGAATTCCCGGTTGCAGGAATTGAAGATAGCGGCTGAGAACAGAGATCCGGACCAGATCAGAAAAGTGCTGCACCAGATTGTACCGGAATACCATGAAACGACTGTTTGA
- a CDS encoding NAD-dependent epimerase/dehydratase family protein, with translation MHKPHIGVLGASGLVGSFLIPLLAGTDQRITVFSRRRIHWDIDLISWQPLSAPARETITHWISLFPIWVLPEYGDWLTDCGAKRLVALSSTSCLVKDRSKDPYEREVARKLADGESFLRTWGAARGVDWIILRPTLIYGDGNDKNISEIAAIVNRLGFFPLLGKARGKRQPVHAQDVAAACAAALDATHVVNRAYNLTGGETLTYREMVVRVFDNLGRKPMLPSFPEWIFALALSGLRVIPRYRHWTMAMVQRMNRDLVFDSSEAVHDFGYAPREKFLIKRYRK, from the coding sequence ATGCATAAGCCGCATATCGGTGTTCTAGGCGCCTCAGGCCTGGTGGGATCGTTTCTCATCCCTTTACTGGCCGGGACGGACCAAAGGATCACGGTATTTTCCCGGCGGAGAATCCATTGGGATATCGATCTCATTTCCTGGCAACCACTGTCTGCCCCTGCCAGGGAAACCATCACCCACTGGATCAGCTTGTTTCCCATCTGGGTGCTGCCTGAATACGGCGACTGGCTGACAGACTGTGGGGCAAAGCGGCTGGTGGCACTTTCTTCCACCAGCTGCCTTGTCAAAGACCGTTCCAAAGACCCCTATGAACGTGAAGTGGCTCGAAAACTGGCGGATGGAGAGTCGTTTCTGCGTACCTGGGGAGCGGCCAGGGGCGTGGACTGGATCATTTTGCGGCCCACGCTGATCTATGGCGACGGCAATGATAAAAACATTTCAGAAATTGCCGCCATCGTGAACCGGCTGGGATTTTTTCCGCTCCTGGGAAAAGCCCGGGGAAAGCGGCAGCCCGTGCATGCCCAGGATGTGGCTGCGGCCTGTGCGGCCGCCCTGGATGCCACGCATGTGGTGAACCGGGCCTATAATCTGACCGGGGGAGAAACCCTGACCTATCGGGAAATGGTGGTCCGGGTGTTTGACAACCTGGGCCGCAAGCCGATGCTGCCGTCTTTTCCCGAATGGATTTTTGCGCTGGCATTGAGCGGATTGCGGGTGATTCCACGGTACCGCCACTGGACCATGGCCATGGTTCAACGAATGAACCGGGATCTGGTGTTTGATTCTTCCGAAGCAGTGCATGATTTTGGTTATGCACCCCGAGAAAAATTTCTAATCAAGAGATACAGGAAATGA